One part of the Methylobacterium mesophilicum SR1.6/6 genome encodes these proteins:
- a CDS encoding AsmA-like C-terminal region-containing protein — translation MRDLLTALAGAVILVLVAALAVPPFVDWQAHRALVDRALARSLGVPARTDGRIEVRLLPSPRLRVDRLHLGADPDRPSLDARFVKAEVALAPLLKGEFRFTETRVGRAEIKLPVAGPDAVKLPADLGESLRARDFAIEALHIQQFLVTTQVPATGRTDQLYVQDLTLQAPALVGPWRAEGSSGGIPFRAVSGTPGADGRLPVKISGGGDAHPRFEADARFGLVTAEAGRASMVEAEGTARLVVGPPTQAAGAYLPFSIGGSFKARGTQVRFEGIDLAIDPGGRALRLGGTGRLDLRQWRAGLALEARRLDLDAFLASAEGQALIARGPPRWAGGLPAMLDLDLTVGSAVLGGEDWSDLALAGTVERAGGILLRRLSATGPAGASLNASGQIETAPLRLTGPVSLSAPDSEALGRYLRRLGLEGPLPALLDGRRVEAAADLSAAADSLFLRNLRLTLGTARITGNARYTAAEAGVRGRFEAQIRASGIDIANLPPLGATLGSLGEHDLALTLEAQDVRFGAATSGTGTIAARIQSDGGSLVVDSLDVTNLAGASAKLSGRIGADGTGRVSGRLKASVAAPLLGLLERVWVGEIRLLPAFLRDAPLDLAVTLDREGGAAEALRTQAKGDAGGGTLDLSLVSRGTRIVGGTAALAGPRAGQWFGRPDIPGLRRPAELRLSAERAAGEALAVKVDGTAAGLKVATGTPLLVGTDAAPRGGVLRLETADLAPFLTLAGAASLQPGAWPADLAVTLAGDGGDVTADLTGTVAGNALSGAIKRAPGGAVSGHLSLDRLSLPQLAAATVLPAEGNGRFGAPSALPSVALDTRVASLDLGHGLVATDASVAIGVADASLTLRNLSGALAGGRVAGSVTLARLGAAAAISGAGRLDSVAIPALAGGPIGGRLTADLRFSTTAETSPGLAENLSGSGTLALADLTIPEADPAGLGRALARAAEMDDPLREGRLQAVVAEELAKDSAQARGPARAAATLVGGVLRAGPLDIDLGSARWSGTLGYDLRAGRLDARGTLSGGPVPRGWSAGTPAIQLGITGPLAAPERVLDVGALSNGLAAFVLQRELESIELSEADQVERQRRRARIEMDKARAAALKAAAEKAAAEKAAAEKAAAEKAAAEKAAEDAARRARAQGDGAPIDGEGAQPPAARP, via the coding sequence GTGCGTGATCTTCTGACCGCGCTGGCGGGCGCCGTCATCCTGGTTCTCGTGGCGGCCCTCGCCGTCCCGCCCTTCGTCGATTGGCAAGCCCATCGCGCCCTCGTCGACCGGGCGCTCGCCCGGTCGCTCGGCGTCCCGGCCCGAACGGACGGGCGGATCGAGGTTCGCCTCCTGCCCTCGCCGCGGCTGCGGGTCGACCGTCTGCACCTCGGAGCCGATCCCGACCGCCCGAGCCTCGATGCCCGCTTCGTCAAGGCCGAGGTTGCGCTCGCCCCGCTCCTCAAAGGCGAGTTCCGCTTCACCGAAACCCGGGTCGGCCGGGCCGAGATCAAGCTCCCCGTCGCGGGCCCGGACGCCGTGAAGCTGCCGGCCGATCTCGGCGAATCCCTGCGCGCCCGCGACTTCGCGATCGAGGCCCTGCACATCCAGCAGTTCCTCGTCACCACGCAGGTGCCGGCCACGGGTCGGACCGATCAGCTCTACGTTCAGGACCTGACCCTCCAGGCGCCCGCCCTCGTGGGTCCCTGGCGGGCCGAGGGGTCGAGCGGCGGCATCCCGTTCCGGGCCGTCAGCGGCACGCCGGGGGCCGACGGGCGCCTCCCCGTGAAGATCTCCGGCGGCGGCGACGCGCATCCCCGATTCGAGGCGGATGCGCGCTTCGGCCTCGTCACCGCCGAAGCCGGCCGGGCTTCCATGGTCGAGGCGGAGGGCACCGCCCGGCTCGTGGTCGGTCCGCCGACCCAGGCCGCGGGCGCCTATCTGCCGTTCTCCATCGGTGGAAGCTTCAAGGCGCGGGGAACCCAGGTGCGGTTCGAGGGGATCGACCTCGCCATCGATCCCGGCGGCCGGGCGTTGCGGCTCGGCGGCACCGGTCGCCTCGACCTGCGCCAGTGGCGCGCCGGCCTCGCCCTGGAGGCCCGCCGGCTCGACCTCGACGCCTTCCTGGCCTCGGCCGAGGGGCAGGCCCTGATCGCCCGCGGCCCGCCGCGTTGGGCCGGCGGTCTCCCGGCCATGCTCGACCTCGATCTTACGGTGGGCAGCGCCGTGCTCGGCGGCGAGGACTGGTCGGATCTCGCCCTCGCCGGCACCGTCGAGCGCGCGGGCGGAATCCTGCTGCGCCGCCTCTCCGCGACCGGACCGGCAGGCGCGAGCCTGAACGCGAGCGGACAGATTGAGACGGCGCCCCTGCGCCTCACGGGACCCGTCAGCCTGAGCGCGCCCGACTCGGAGGCGCTCGGCCGCTACCTCCGCCGCCTCGGCCTGGAGGGGCCACTGCCCGCGCTCCTCGACGGTCGGCGCGTCGAGGCCGCGGCCGATCTGTCCGCGGCTGCCGACAGCCTATTCCTGCGCAACCTCCGCCTGACCCTGGGGACAGCGCGGATCACCGGCAACGCCCGCTACACGGCCGCGGAAGCCGGCGTGCGCGGCCGCTTCGAGGCGCAGATCCGCGCCAGCGGCATCGACATCGCCAATCTGCCCCCGCTCGGTGCGACGCTCGGCAGTCTCGGCGAACACGACCTCGCCCTGACCCTGGAGGCGCAGGACGTGCGGTTCGGTGCGGCGACGTCCGGCACGGGCACCATCGCGGCGCGCATCCAGTCGGACGGCGGGAGCCTCGTGGTCGACAGCCTGGACGTGACCAACCTCGCGGGCGCGAGCGCCAAGCTGTCAGGCCGGATCGGCGCCGACGGGACCGGCCGCGTCTCCGGCCGTCTGAAGGCGTCGGTGGCGGCGCCGCTGCTGGGCCTGCTGGAGCGGGTCTGGGTCGGCGAGATCCGCCTGCTCCCCGCCTTCCTGCGCGACGCGCCCCTCGATCTGGCGGTGACCCTCGACCGAGAGGGCGGCGCCGCGGAGGCCCTGCGCACGCAGGCCAAGGGCGACGCGGGCGGCGGCACCCTCGACCTGTCCCTGGTCAGCCGCGGGACTCGGATCGTGGGCGGGACCGCCGCGCTCGCCGGCCCCCGGGCGGGGCAGTGGTTCGGCCGGCCCGATATCCCGGGACTTCGGCGACCCGCCGAACTGCGCCTGAGCGCCGAGCGGGCGGCGGGGGAGGCCCTCGCCGTCAAGGTCGACGGTACGGCGGCGGGCCTCAAGGTCGCGACCGGGACACCCCTCCTCGTCGGGACCGATGCCGCGCCGAGGGGCGGCGTCCTGCGCTTGGAAACGGCCGACCTCGCACCCTTCCTGACCCTCGCGGGAGCCGCGAGCCTCCAGCCGGGCGCGTGGCCGGCCGACCTTGCCGTCACGCTCGCGGGAGACGGGGGCGACGTCACCGCCGACCTCACCGGGACCGTGGCGGGCAACGCGCTGAGCGGGGCAATCAAGCGGGCGCCGGGGGGCGCCGTGAGCGGCCATCTCTCCCTCGACCGCCTGTCGCTGCCGCAACTCGCGGCCGCGACCGTGCTGCCCGCGGAGGGGAACGGGCGCTTCGGGGCGCCGTCCGCGCTGCCCAGCGTCGCCCTCGACACCCGGGTGGCCAGCCTGGATCTCGGACACGGCCTCGTGGCGACGGATGCCAGCGTGGCCATCGGCGTCGCCGACGCGAGCCTGACCCTGCGCAACCTGAGCGGCGCCCTCGCCGGCGGGCGCGTGGCCGGATCGGTCACGCTCGCGCGGCTCGGGGCCGCCGCGGCAATCTCCGGGGCTGGCCGCCTCGACTCGGTCGCGATTCCGGCCCTGGCCGGCGGCCCGATCGGTGGCCGGCTCACCGCGGACCTGCGCTTCTCCACGACGGCCGAGACGAGCCCGGGGCTTGCCGAGAACCTCTCGGGCAGCGGCACCCTGGCACTCGCCGATCTCACGATTCCCGAGGCCGACCCCGCGGGTCTCGGCCGTGCCCTGGCACGGGCCGCCGAGATGGACGACCCGCTGCGCGAGGGCCGCCTCCAGGCCGTGGTCGCCGAGGAACTCGCCAAGGACAGCGCGCAGGCGCGCGGTCCCGCGCGGGCCGCCGCTACCCTCGTCGGCGGCGTGCTGCGGGCCGGGCCCCTCGATATCGACCTCGGGTCCGCGCGCTGGTCGGGGACGCTGGGCTATGATCTGCGCGCCGGTCGCCTCGACGCACGCGGGACCCTCTCGGGCGGTCCGGTGCCGCGGGGCTGGAGCGCGGGCACGCCCGCGATCCAGCTCGGGATCACGGGGCCGCTCGCCGCGCCGGAGCGGGTCCTCGACGTCGGCGCCCTGTCGAACGGGCTCGCCGCCTTCGTGCTCCAGCGCGAGCTGGAATCGATCGAGCTCTCTGAAGCCGATCAGGTGGAGCGGCAGCGCCGCCGCGCCCGGATCGAGATGGACAAGGCGCGCGCCGCGGCGCTCAAGGCCGCCGCCGAGAAGGCTGCGGCGGAGAAGGCTGCGGCGGAGAAGGCGGCGGCGGAGAAGGCGGCCGCCGAGAAGGCCGCGGAGGACGCCGCACGGCGGGCCCGGGCGCAGGGCGACGGGGCTCCGATCGACGGCGAGGGTGCGCAGCCGCCCGCGGCGAGGCCCTGA
- the dapF gene encoding diaminopimelate epimerase, translating to MSALAHRRFLKMHGAGNAIVVLDLRGSPATVQPEEARAIAQDPGSAFDQLMVLHDPVSSGTDAFMRIYNTDGSESGACGNGTRCVAYAMLDDPAMARPAEGGRLTLETAAGLLGVRRVSERAFTVDMGRPRLAWDEIPLSEPFPDTRRVELQIGPIDDPVLHSPGVVNMGNPHAVFFVEPDPDTFDLARIGPMLENHPLFPERANISVAQVTGREAIKLRVWERGAGLTLACGTAACATVVAAARLKMIGRQATVALPGGELFVEWRADDHVLMTGPVALVAEGTLAPELFAGAA from the coding sequence ATGAGCGCACTCGCCCACAGACGCTTCCTGAAGATGCACGGCGCCGGCAACGCGATCGTGGTCTTGGACCTGCGCGGCTCCCCCGCAACGGTTCAGCCGGAGGAGGCGCGGGCGATTGCGCAGGATCCCGGCTCGGCCTTCGACCAGCTGATGGTCCTGCACGATCCCGTGAGCTCCGGCACGGACGCGTTCATGCGGATCTACAACACCGACGGCTCGGAATCCGGCGCCTGCGGCAACGGCACCCGCTGCGTCGCCTACGCGATGCTCGACGATCCGGCCATGGCCCGGCCCGCCGAGGGCGGCCGGCTCACCCTGGAGACCGCAGCCGGCCTCCTCGGCGTGCGCCGGGTCTCGGAGCGGGCCTTCACGGTCGACATGGGCCGGCCCCGGCTCGCCTGGGACGAGATCCCCCTGTCCGAGCCGTTCCCGGACACGCGCCGGGTCGAGCTTCAGATCGGCCCGATCGACGATCCGGTCCTGCACTCGCCGGGCGTCGTGAACATGGGCAATCCGCACGCGGTGTTCTTCGTCGAGCCGGATCCGGACACCTTCGACCTCGCCCGGATCGGCCCGATGCTGGAGAACCATCCGCTGTTCCCGGAGCGCGCCAACATCTCGGTCGCGCAGGTGACGGGCCGGGAGGCGATCAAGCTGCGGGTCTGGGAGCGCGGCGCCGGGCTCACGCTCGCCTGCGGCACCGCCGCCTGCGCCACCGTCGTCGCCGCCGCGCGCCTCAAGATGATCGGCCGGCAGGCGACCGTCGCGCTGCCCGGCGGCGAGCTCTTCGTCGAGTGGCGGGCCGACGATCACGTCCTGATGACCGGCCCGGTCGCGCTCGTCGCCGAGGGGACCCTGGCGCCGGAGCTGTTCGCCGGCGCGGCCTGA
- a CDS encoding GyrI-like domain-containing protein, whose protein sequence is MIRLRPLVTLSAALALASGAPVAAQQAAPPPSTAPAPAQTDPLPTTTAPNPAPDPGKSPAPAPEQSVAPPPAGQAAVGSPARPTLIDKAGEAGDVDEVTLPAKPAAILSGKTKWEEAVSNLKQAFARIEGDLAKIGVAPAGRPLAVFTRTDDDGFEFEAMIPVASAPSPAPAEGDGLRFGTTPSGKALRFAHKGSYESIDGTYETLTAYLDAKDIVVQDRFVEEYATDLKDSTDDNLDVNIYALVK, encoded by the coding sequence GTGATCCGCCTTCGACCGCTCGTCACCCTCTCGGCCGCTCTCGCGCTCGCCTCCGGCGCGCCCGTCGCCGCGCAGCAGGCTGCCCCGCCGCCCTCCACGGCCCCCGCACCGGCGCAGACCGATCCGCTGCCGACCACGACGGCACCGAACCCGGCGCCCGATCCGGGCAAGAGCCCGGCGCCGGCGCCTGAGCAATCGGTGGCGCCACCGCCCGCCGGTCAGGCCGCAGTGGGCTCGCCCGCGCGGCCGACCCTCATCGACAAGGCGGGCGAAGCCGGCGACGTCGACGAGGTCACGCTGCCCGCCAAGCCGGCCGCCATCCTCTCGGGCAAGACCAAGTGGGAGGAGGCCGTGTCGAACCTGAAGCAGGCCTTCGCGCGGATCGAGGGCGACCTCGCCAAGATCGGCGTCGCGCCCGCCGGCCGGCCGCTCGCGGTCTTCACCCGCACCGACGATGACGGCTTCGAGTTCGAGGCGATGATCCCGGTCGCGTCCGCTCCGAGCCCAGCGCCGGCGGAGGGCGACGGCCTGCGCTTCGGCACGACGCCCTCCGGCAAGGCCCTGCGCTTCGCCCACAAGGGCTCCTACGAATCGATCGACGGCACCTACGAGACGCTGACCGCCTATCTCGATGCCAAGGACATCGTCGTGCAGGACCGGTTCGTCGAGGAATACGCCACCGACCTCAAGGACAGCACCGACGACAATCTGGACGTGAACATCTACGCCTTGGTGAAATGA
- the mtaB gene encoding tRNA (N(6)-L-threonylcarbamoyladenosine(37)-C(2))-methylthiotransferase MtaB, whose amino-acid sequence MAVETLTFGCRLNTVESEALRVHAGADGRDRVVVNTCAVTAEAGRQARKAIRRIARERPGAEIVVTGCGAEVETEAYVAMPEVARLIGNAEKLRPEGWSAAGTGPGAVMAARHAEPTRTTAITGHTRSFVPVQNGCDHRCTFCVIPFGRGASRSVPASDVIAQVESVVAQGGCEVVLTGVDLTAYGRDLPAPALSLGGLVREILRSVPDLARLRLSSIDSVEADDALLRAIAEEERLMPHLHLSLQAGDDLILKRMKRRHLRADAIRFCETVRRLRPDMVFGADLIAGFPTETEAQFARSLDLVSECGLTHLHVFPYSPRPETPAARMPPVDPEAIRARAARLREAGADALRRHLDAQVGRRLTVLAERGGVGRSADFTAVRLPADKAPGTFHSIAIAGHDGARLISA is encoded by the coding sequence ATGGCAGTCGAGACCCTTACCTTCGGGTGCCGCCTCAACACCGTCGAGTCCGAGGCGCTGCGGGTCCATGCCGGCGCGGACGGGCGGGATCGCGTCGTCGTCAACACCTGTGCGGTGACCGCCGAGGCCGGGCGGCAGGCCCGCAAGGCGATCCGCCGGATCGCGCGCGAGCGGCCGGGGGCCGAGATCGTCGTCACCGGCTGCGGCGCCGAGGTGGAGACCGAGGCCTACGTGGCGATGCCCGAGGTGGCGCGACTCATCGGCAACGCCGAGAAGCTCCGACCCGAAGGCTGGTCGGCGGCGGGGACCGGACCGGGCGCCGTCATGGCGGCGCGCCACGCCGAGCCGACGCGGACCACCGCAATCACCGGCCATACCCGCAGCTTCGTGCCCGTGCAGAACGGCTGCGACCACCGCTGCACCTTCTGTGTCATCCCGTTCGGGCGCGGCGCCTCGCGCTCGGTGCCGGCGTCCGACGTGATCGCGCAGGTCGAGAGCGTCGTGGCGCAGGGGGGATGCGAGGTGGTGCTGACGGGCGTCGACCTCACGGCCTATGGCCGAGACCTTCCGGCGCCTGCCCTGTCCCTGGGGGGCTTGGTTCGGGAAATCCTGCGGTCGGTGCCCGACCTCGCACGCCTGCGCTTGTCCTCCATCGATTCCGTCGAGGCCGACGACGCGCTCCTGAGGGCCATCGCGGAGGAGGAGCGGCTGATGCCGCATCTCCACCTGTCCCTGCAGGCCGGCGACGACCTCATCCTCAAGCGCATGAAGCGGCGGCATCTCCGCGCCGACGCCATCCGTTTCTGCGAGACGGTGCGACGGCTGCGGCCCGACATGGTGTTCGGGGCCGACCTCATCGCGGGCTTCCCAACCGAGACGGAGGCGCAATTCGCCCGCTCCCTCGACCTCGTGTCGGAATGCGGGCTGACGCATCTGCACGTCTTCCCGTACTCGCCGCGCCCGGAGACGCCCGCCGCCCGCATGCCGCCGGTGGACCCGGAGGCGATCCGCGCGCGGGCGGCGCGGTTGCGCGAGGCGGGCGCCGACGCCCTGCGGCGGCACCTCGACGCGCAGGTCGGACGCCGCCTGACGGTCCTGGCGGAGCGCGGCGGCGTCGGGCGAAGCGCGGATTTCACCGCGGTGCGGCTGCCGGCCGACAAGGCGCCCGGGACGTTCCACAGCATCGCCATCGCGGGGCACGATGGGGCGCGGCTGATCAGCGCTTAG
- a CDS encoding RluA family pseudouridine synthase, translating into MPNAFDIGARLLYRDALLLVIDKPAGLPVHPGPRGGETLTDHLDALRFGLPRRPEAAHRLDRDTSGCLALGRHAKALARLGKLFSGSAVDKTYWAIVEGGPVDEAGRIDLPLARRSDDPRSWWMKADPAGDPALTHWRVLGRTGGRTWLELKPVTGRTHQLRVHCAASGWPILGDAVYGGAPRGSALHLHARGLSIPLYPKREAIAVTAPPPPHIDEAVAAMRA; encoded by the coding sequence ATGCCCAACGCCTTCGACATAGGCGCGCGCCTCCTCTACCGCGATGCCCTGCTGCTCGTCATCGACAAGCCGGCGGGTTTGCCGGTCCATCCCGGGCCGCGCGGTGGCGAGACGCTCACCGACCACCTGGACGCCCTCCGGTTCGGCCTGCCCCGCCGCCCCGAGGCAGCCCACCGTCTCGACCGCGACACGTCGGGCTGCCTCGCGCTCGGCCGGCATGCCAAGGCCCTGGCGCGGCTCGGCAAGCTGTTCTCCGGCAGCGCCGTCGACAAGACCTACTGGGCCATCGTGGAGGGCGGCCCCGTCGATGAGGCCGGCCGCATCGACCTGCCGCTCGCCCGACGCTCGGACGATCCGCGCTCCTGGTGGATGAAGGCGGATCCGGCCGGCGATCCGGCGCTGACCCATTGGCGGGTGCTCGGGCGCACCGGGGGACGGACTTGGCTGGAGCTGAAGCCGGTCACCGGCCGCACCCACCAGCTCCGGGTCCACTGTGCCGCCTCCGGCTGGCCGATCCTCGGGGATGCGGTCTACGGCGGCGCGCCCCGCGGGAGCGCGCTGCACCTGCACGCGCGAGGCCTGTCGATCCCGCTCTACCCGAAGCGGGAGGCCATCGCGGTGACGGCGCCGCCCCCGCCGCATATCGACGAGGCCGTGGCGGCCATGCGCGCGTGA
- a CDS encoding SDR family NAD(P)-dependent oxidoreductase encodes MTDRFQNKVVVVTGGTSGIGLAAAKAFADEGASVFITGRRQEALDAAVREIGGRVTAVQGDMGRLADIDRLYDAVQQKHAQIDVVFANAGGGEFTPLGAITEAHYDATFDTNVKGVLFTVQKALPLLKDGGAIVLNASTTSISGTPALSVYSATKAAVRSFARSWILDLKDRHIRVNAVSPGVTETAGLDALFGGGDQATGTKDYLASLIPAGRVGQPEEIAQAVLFLASDAASFVNGVELFVDGGQVQI; translated from the coding sequence ATGACCGACCGGTTTCAGAACAAGGTGGTGGTGGTGACCGGCGGTACGAGCGGCATCGGGCTCGCCGCCGCGAAGGCCTTCGCCGATGAAGGCGCGTCGGTCTTCATCACGGGCCGGAGGCAGGAGGCCCTGGACGCGGCGGTGCGGGAGATCGGCGGGCGGGTCACCGCCGTCCAGGGCGACATGGGGCGCCTCGCCGATATCGACCGGCTCTACGACGCGGTCCAACAGAAGCACGCGCAGATCGACGTGGTCTTCGCCAATGCCGGCGGCGGCGAATTCACCCCGCTCGGCGCCATCACCGAGGCGCATTACGACGCCACCTTCGACACCAACGTGAAGGGCGTGCTGTTCACGGTGCAGAAGGCGCTGCCGCTCCTGAAGGACGGCGGCGCGATCGTCCTCAACGCCTCCACCACCAGCATCTCGGGCACCCCGGCGCTGAGCGTCTACTCGGCGACGAAGGCTGCCGTGCGCAGCTTCGCCCGCAGCTGGATCCTCGATCTCAAGGACCGTCATATCCGCGTCAACGCCGTCAGCCCGGGCGTCACCGAGACCGCCGGCCTCGACGCGCTGTTCGGGGGCGGCGATCAGGCGACGGGGACGAAGGATTACTTGGCGAGCCTGATCCCCGCCGGCCGGGTCGGCCAGCCGGAGGAGATCGCCCAGGCGGTGCTGTTCCTGGCCTCCGATGCCGCGAGCTTCGTCAACGGCGTGGAGCTCTTCGTCGATGGCGGGCAGGTGCAGATCTGA
- a CDS encoding S9 family peptidase → MTEIGHGLLAHRTGAPVAEARPRSFSVHGQEITDPYAWLKAENWQTVLKDPAALPDDIAAYLKAENAFAEEALAGTAELRQRLVAEMRGRIQEDESGVPEPDGPFAYYTRHREGGQHPLICRRPATSPDVPESVPDPDETILIDGDREGEGLPFFEIAAAVHSDDHTRLAWSADTKGSELYTIRVRDIATGLDRDDRVEATSGEAVWAADGESFWYVAVDANHRPAKVMRHRLGNAQSADETVYTEADAGYFVHIGKTQSGTFLDVTASDHETSEVRLLDRHAEDAALRLVHPREPLLIYGVEHRGDRLFIRTNADGAEDFKIVTAPVDDPGRANWTDLVPHRPGVMVRHLHLLAGHLIRLEIENARPRIVVRDLADGAEHTVAFDEEAYSLGLRAGLAFDTAAIRFVYASMTTPSETWDYDCATRTRVLRKRQAVPSGHDPAAYVTRRLFATAPDGEQVPISLLHRRGLTLDGSAPLLLYGYGSYGTLMPAGFRTNLLSLVDRGFVYAIAHIRGGTEKGWRWYLDGKREKKPNTFTDFIACAHALIAQGYTAEKRIVAHGGSAGGMLMGAVANLAPDLFAGIVADVPFVDVLNTMLDAELPLTPPEWPEWGNPAESETAFRTILSYSPYDNVAAKAYPAILALGGLTDPRVTYWEPAKWVARLRATMTGGGPVLLRINMEAGHGGAAGRFDRLEEVALIYAFALAVVGKA, encoded by the coding sequence ATGACGGAGATCGGCCACGGCCTGCTCGCCCACCGCACCGGAGCGCCGGTCGCCGAGGCCCGGCCGCGCAGCTTCAGCGTCCACGGGCAGGAAATCACCGACCCATACGCCTGGCTGAAGGCCGAGAACTGGCAGACGGTCCTCAAGGATCCGGCAGCCCTACCGGACGACATCGCCGCCTACCTCAAGGCCGAGAACGCCTTCGCCGAAGAGGCGCTCGCCGGGACCGCGGAGCTGCGCCAGCGGCTCGTCGCCGAGATGCGCGGGCGGATCCAGGAGGACGAGAGCGGCGTCCCCGAACCGGACGGGCCCTTCGCGTATTACACGCGCCACCGGGAAGGCGGTCAGCACCCGCTGATCTGCCGCAGGCCTGCGACCTCGCCCGACGTGCCCGAATCCGTTCCGGACCCGGACGAGACCATCCTGATCGACGGCGATCGCGAGGGTGAGGGCCTGCCGTTCTTCGAGATCGCCGCCGCGGTGCATTCCGACGACCACACGCGGCTCGCCTGGAGCGCCGACACCAAGGGCTCGGAACTCTACACGATCCGGGTCCGCGACATCGCCACCGGCCTCGACCGCGACGACCGGGTCGAGGCGACCTCCGGCGAGGCGGTCTGGGCAGCGGACGGCGAGAGCTTCTGGTACGTGGCGGTCGACGCCAATCACCGCCCCGCCAAGGTGATGCGCCACCGCCTCGGCAACGCGCAGAGCGCGGACGAGACGGTCTACACGGAGGCCGACGCAGGCTACTTCGTCCATATCGGCAAGACCCAGTCCGGGACCTTCCTCGACGTGACGGCGAGCGACCACGAGACCTCCGAGGTCCGGCTGCTCGACCGGCACGCGGAGGACGCCGCGCTGCGCCTGGTCCACCCCCGCGAGCCGCTGCTGATCTACGGGGTGGAGCACCGCGGCGACCGGCTCTTCATCCGCACCAACGCGGACGGGGCCGAGGACTTCAAGATCGTCACCGCGCCCGTCGACGATCCCGGCCGGGCCAACTGGACCGACCTCGTGCCGCACCGGCCGGGGGTGATGGTCCGCCATCTCCACCTGCTGGCCGGCCACCTGATCCGCCTGGAGATCGAGAACGCGCGGCCGCGGATCGTCGTGCGCGACCTCGCCGACGGGGCCGAGCACACGGTCGCTTTCGACGAGGAGGCTTACTCCCTCGGCCTGCGCGCCGGGCTCGCCTTCGACACGGCCGCGATCCGCTTCGTCTACGCCTCGATGACGACGCCGTCCGAGACCTGGGACTACGATTGCGCGACCCGCACCCGCGTCCTGCGCAAGCGGCAGGCGGTGCCGAGCGGGCACGATCCGGCCGCCTACGTGACCCGGCGGCTCTTCGCCACCGCGCCGGACGGCGAGCAGGTCCCGATCTCGCTGCTCCACCGGCGGGGCCTGACGCTCGACGGCAGCGCGCCGCTCCTTCTCTACGGCTACGGCTCCTACGGCACTCTGATGCCGGCCGGCTTCCGCACGAACCTCCTGAGCCTCGTGGACCGCGGGTTCGTCTACGCCATCGCGCATATCCGCGGCGGCACCGAGAAGGGCTGGCGCTGGTACCTCGACGGCAAGCGCGAGAAGAAGCCCAACACCTTCACGGACTTCATCGCCTGCGCCCACGCGCTGATCGCGCAGGGCTACACGGCCGAGAAGCGCATCGTCGCTCACGGGGGCTCGGCGGGCGGCATGCTGATGGGGGCGGTGGCCAACTTGGCGCCGGACCTCTTCGCCGGCATCGTCGCCGACGTGCCCTTCGTCGACGTGCTCAACACCATGCTCGACGCGGAGCTGCCGCTGACCCCGCCGGAATGGCCCGAATGGGGCAACCCGGCCGAGAGCGAGACCGCCTTCCGGACCATCCTGTCGTACTCGCCCTACGACAACGTCGCCGCCAAGGCGTATCCGGCGATCCTGGCGCTCGGCGGCCTCACCGATCCGCGGGTCACCTACTGGGAGCCGGCCAAGTGGGTTGCGCGGCTGCGCGCCACCATGACGGGCGGCGGGCCGGTCCTCCTGCGGATCAACATGGAGGCCGGCCACGGCGGCGCCGCCGGACGGTTCGACCGCCTGGAGGAGGTGGCGCTGATCTACGCCTTCGCGCTCGCGGTGGTGGGTAAGGCGTAG
- a CDS encoding oxidoreductase produces the protein MTQNTNPVWFITGCSTGFGRELAKLVIARGWRAVVTARDRGKVADLAQGAGDRVLALALDVTATGQIAESVRAATDAFGRIDVLVNNAGYGYQSSIEEGEEDKIRAQFDANVFGLFALTRAVLPVMRAQRAGHILNITSVAGFVGFPASGYYAATKHAVEGFSDSLAAEAGPLGIRVTCIEPGPFRTDWAGRSLVQTPSAIADYAETAGARLKATAEKSGTQAGDPVRAGEAMIRVTETENPPRHLVLGAWGFEAVTSRLKQRLAEIEAWRETSLGADYPEG, from the coding sequence ATGACGCAGAACACGAACCCGGTCTGGTTCATCACCGGCTGCTCCACCGGCTTCGGCCGAGAACTCGCCAAGCTCGTGATCGCGCGGGGCTGGCGCGCGGTCGTCACGGCCCGCGACCGCGGCAAGGTCGCCGACCTCGCACAGGGAGCCGGGGACCGGGTGCTGGCCCTTGCCCTCGATGTGACCGCGACGGGGCAGATCGCCGAGAGCGTGCGCGCCGCCACGGACGCGTTCGGCCGGATCGACGTGCTCGTGAACAACGCCGGCTACGGCTATCAATCCTCCATCGAGGAGGGCGAGGAGGATAAGATCCGCGCCCAGTTCGATGCCAACGTGTTCGGGCTGTTCGCTCTGACGCGGGCGGTGCTGCCGGTCATGCGGGCGCAGCGCGCGGGCCATATCCTCAACATCACGTCGGTGGCGGGCTTCGTGGGCTTCCCGGCCTCGGGCTACTACGCCGCCACCAAGCACGCGGTGGAGGGATTCTCGGATTCGCTCGCCGCCGAGGCCGGGCCCCTCGGCATCCGCGTGACCTGCATCGAGCCGGGCCCGTTCCGCACCGATTGGGCGGGGCGCTCCCTGGTCCAGACGCCCAGCGCCATCGCGGATTACGCCGAGACCGCCGGCGCGCGCCTTAAGGCCACGGCGGAGAAGAGCGGCACGCAGGCCGGCGATCCGGTGCGGGCCGGCGAGGCCATGATCCGGGTGACCGAAACCGAGAACCCGCCGCGTCACCTTGTGCTCGGCGCCTGGGGCTTCGAGGCGGTCACGAGCCGGCTGAAGCAGCGGCTCGCCGAGATCGAGGCGTGGCGCGAGACGAGCCTCGGGGCCGACTATCCGGAGGGGTGA